From the genome of Nicotiana sylvestris chromosome 1, ASM39365v2, whole genome shotgun sequence:
aaatctgtgaccaacttattgaaactggtgatatgttcattcatcgtggtaccaggaacataggtgaagtgaaacagtctcttcttcatgtacaatttattttgactgtttttcttcaaaaatttatcctctagtgctttccataatttacttgcagaagtttcctttgtgtatggatatttctgctctctagcaaggtaggatcgaatggtaccgcaagcaacacggttgataattctccaatcttcttctccaataacatctggtttcttttcttcaatggccagatctagcccttgttgaaaaaggacatctagaacctcgccttgccacatcccaaaatgtccggacccgtcaaatatttctaccgcaaatttcgcatttgacacaattcttgtcataagcgaagatgccaatgatgacgtattgttgacacttgatgtagattcttcttgtttattgtctcccatctttgacacaaatattatttaatagctgacgacacaaatcaagattatttcctttctggtgtggaagatcagactaagctgcaaccacagagcatactcagacagaaccttgactcagttaccaagataaatcttttctgatgtggaagatcagactatgctgcaaccacagagcatacttagacagtaccttggctctgataccaattgttgcggaagccaaatgtatatagtgtgaataagtcacaactactataccaaaaattatgacagccaccaaataataaataagacaataaagcaacaataaaaggaacaccagaatttacgaggttcggctaattttgcctactcctcggacacaaccaatattttattccacttcaaaaatacaagtgaaataatactaaagagagaagatacaaatgtcttaagaagataagaaggcaaatgagagatgtgtttaaatcctaaacattaggcctccttttatagaaAAAAATTCCCACCAAGTTTACTTCCCAACAGATGTGGGATATTGTCATATTCAACAGTTTCGTTGGATGTTtataaaagattggccaaatacATAAATAACCTCTTAAACTTGACACCAAATTTCATTTAGACAATTTAACATACTCTTGTTCCTATTAGACACTCCAACGCTTCTATTGGACACTTAGGCACAATTTGTCTTCACCAACGAAGCGCGTAGCCACCAAGCTCGCTGACATGAACAACATGACCAATAAAGAGGCGACACGTGtaaataaaaagaattaaaagagacaaaaaaaattattatattcTTAGTAATCCCTTTCCCCTGCCCCTTTCATTTTGTCTTCCTCATGTTCAGGGAGGGTAGAATAGGTCTGCCACGACTTGCCGGAAAGTTTTCGGCAACCAAGGATATCTGTGTACTATTTCCTTTAAGACATAAATTTTTAAGCGGCGATATACCGCTGGTCGGAAACTATAAGAAAGAATCTAGCTAGAACCCATCTTGGCGTaataaaatgtaaaaataaagaaacagattatattactcttcagtttctattatatgttctctgaTGGAGTATATGATTTCAAATGCATATCCAAATGTTCTTAACTTGCAGGGACCAATCTATATTTTCTAGTTTTTTTGTAAAGGAGATTTAAGATACACTCATCAAATCAATGCATATAAAATTGTGAAAAATCATTGGAAAATACAGTAAATCAGTAGAATGAAAATGGAGGATGGGGATGAGGACAGAAGCTTTGCCATCTCAGAGGGAGTTctgtgaagaagaaagaggaataagaaagaaaaaaaatttaactttcaaAACTTTTCACGCGCCCAACTCCAAAGTGAGAGTCACTTTTTGTGCCACATGTGCATGAGGTGCTCAATAGATACATTTTATTGGAGTTGGAGTGTCCAACAGGAACAAGAGTATGTTAAAGTGTCTAAATGAAATTTAGTACCAAGTTTAGGGGCTGGCTATGTATTTGGCCTAAAAGATTCTTATGTTTGACACTTTGGCGTGGACAAAATTTAGGATGCCAATATTTGCATGTGAACTATAACTCGGGAATTGGCATTCTCCAATTGGAATAAGTTCGTCCTATCTCTGATGCCTAACTTAACAATTGTACGGCGTCAAAGAATCATACTTTAAGTATTGTGTTAAGGGGTCAAAATGTTGAGGCAAAACCACCGCTATACCCACAACTAGGTCAAGCTTTTGGCTTTTTAATCACTTACGAGATTGTAGACATCGAAAGTTTAAACgatcaagtcaaatcctaaattaAAGATACTACACGATTCTTGAAATTCTAGGAGTCTATTAGGGACTCTTGAAATCCTAAGAGTCTATTAGGGTTTCTTGGAGGTTACTCTACCCTAAAACCCTAACTCACACATCTATAAAGGGATACATATTTCCTTGAATAGGTATTTCAAAATCCCATAAACTCTTGGAATATGCACAAAAAGATCAAAATATAGCCGAATATTTCTTGATAATTAAATAGTTCAAGAAGCTGAAGATCAAATACATCCCCAAAAGGTCTGCATCATCCTACATCCGAGAAATACGCGGCTTCAGCCCTCGAATCACGAAGATAATCAGGAGAGAAGAATCAAGGGAGACACGGAATTGTACTCACAATtgattaataaaaatatttttctcttattttgtaaTTGCAGTTTATTTTTTATATGTTGAAAATTAGTTGCAAACAAAGATATAAAATtttgaaggaaaaagaaaaactagCCTTAGTTCTTTCACTACCAAAATATCCCTAGTCAATCTTACTAGACCAAGAAACTAAAATTGTGTCACAACAAATCCGTTTTGGTCAATTTGGCCGTTTTCGGAGGCATACCAAAAAGGGCACCAGGCCACAAAAAATTTAACCCTCACTCTAATTGACAATCCGATCCCCTGTATCAAACAAAACTTTGACGGTCACACACATAAATAGGACACCAAATACAATAGAGTTGTATCTAAATGATATACATAACTCAGATTTTAATGttgaagataaaaaaaaattcgtTATATTGTACGAATCGCATATAGTTTTTATCACAATTCCTAAGCCTAGTGCTTAGAAATTTAGCATTCTCCATAAGACCAAAAGTCCGTGGAAAAGAAAAACTGTACTTAATAGTAATTGTCGAATTTGTTGTCTCCACCTGAACCATTTGATTTTGACATAATTCCAGATAAATACACAACAAGACTGCAGTATAATTCTGTTAAAATCCAATAGGCAACTATCAAGATCAACTGAAGCGAACAGAATGTGAAAAATATGAAGTTGGTGCAGAAGTAAACTGGAAATGATAAAGTTCCTCCGTGATAGAATGACTATTGAACCAAAGAAAAATTCACCAATTTTTACCAAGATACTTTAACCTAACAGAACTGAAAGAACAGATACGACATAGTACAATTGTCCGATATGCTAACCATTGCCAACCGACATGCAATTGCACTAAATAACAGGGGATTATTTCTGATTAATATGCATCTTAATAGACTCCAAAACGCTTAGTCAAAATGGCCAACATGTTACATTGTCTATTTTACCTTGACATTACTGCAAATGAACTTGCTCAATTATGGAAACAACTTCATCGATGCTCTTGAAGTTTCGTCTATCCTTCAGAAGCTTCTTTGCACAGTTAAGCGCTAGTCGTTCACAATCAGCTCGTTTGGCAGCATCCTTGATTGATTCGAAATCTTCTACATGAGCTACCCCAACTATTCGCCTGTGTATTATTAAGAAAATAAGAATTTCAATCACATGCACCAAAACTTCAGAACTTTCTTGGGATTAACAAGACGATTGCTCTTGAATTCTGGAACAAGGCTTAGTTGCTTGGCAGGAATGTAATTTTGTAAGGGGTTGTTAAATTAATAGAAAAAAAACAGGGGGGAGAGAGAGAGAACGAAGATTAGAAATACGAATTGACCGATCACCTTATCATTTTAGCAGCACCAAATCCAAGGGTATCCTCAAAGagttctttcatgtatttctGCTTCACCAGCTGTCGAAGCTCAGTATTGTTGTATATTTCAGGAAGATATGCCTCACCAGGACCATCCTTGTGCTCATCCCAGAGTGCAAGAAACTTTTTGTGAAAGAGGTTCCAAGTCTCTGTTATTGTCTTCAGAATCCAAACTTTATATGACTGAAAACAAACGAGTTCAACAGTAAGTGCCAAAAACAATGCCAGTGTATTGTTCACTCCGCAAATGTTGAAGAAAGAAACAAATGGAAAGTCTACCAATCCATAAGCACATTTACATGTCCTCACAGGCAAAATCTTACATAGAGAACTAATAAGCTGAGGAGCTCATCaccaaaattaaagcaagaagcAATGGGACGAAGGACGTGAAAGGAAAATAAAGGTGGTCTGTTCTCATTTCTCACTTTTTGTCCATCCCTCTATTTAAAACCTCCTCTGTAGGGTGTAACCTGTTAACTTTGTTCAGAACCACTGAGAAAAAGTTCACAACAAAACCTGTTCTCTATCAGAAAACTTCTATGCAGATATTCCCTTTTTATCCTCAATCATTACAGAGAAAAGATGCATTCGTCAGCATATGAAGGTCATATAAGGATCTTTCATCTCATGGAaaatttttttgaagaaaattactGAGCTTTAACATTTGAAAATATTACATATTCCAAACAGTTATCAGCTTGTGAAGAAATTTATAAACTCATTGAAATCTTCAGATGAATATTTAGATTTAAAATCATGTTtttggaagaaagaagaaaaaaaaaaaaaagcagccTAACGGCATGCCTCAACTTCTCCAGATGAATCAATCTGGCAATAGGACATATATCCAAGCAGGTGTAAGCCATAAACAACTATAATTCCAGAATAGCGATCACAGACGTTAAGGACCAGAATATCATGCACAAGGAGAAAGAATCAAAAGGGGACAATGACCTTTACTATGAAACAATGAGATCATAGTAAAAGAAATATAGCAttgaaaggaaaatgttgcaGTAGATATACCTTGCGGTCATTGGCCTGATCCGCATGTCCATCTTGGGAAAAGTACGCCAGAATTAGATTTCCAATAAATGCTCCAATATCAAAACCCATTGGCCCATAGAAAGCAAATTCCGGATCAATTACTTGGGTTGAATCGTGAGTTACCATCAAAGAACCAGTATGGAGATCGCCATGTATTAGAGCTTGGGCTCTCTCACAAAACCTGCAAAGTATTGCATAAAGATTGTCGTGATTTTCAAGCTAAAGCAAACAAATACATACAGATAAAAGTCAAGCATATCAATTAGATGCACTATATAGCAACATCTTCTAGAATCACAAACGTACTTGGACTTAAGCTCAGCAACTTCAATTTTCAAACCATTATCGTTGCGAACTGCCTCTGCATCGGCATCTAGATAAGGAGATGTACAGCGATTATATTGTGACACTTTGTAGGGATCCGAGAAGACAACCTGCTCAGTGAGCCGACACAACTCGACGTTTCCACAAAATTCAGCAACTGCAAAAATGAATAGAGGTCAAAAACAAACAGAAATAACTGTCATGGGCATGATATAGCTTGCCAGTGGCCATCAAAACCATAAATGAATAGTTTTAATCCATAATAATGAATTGGTCCTGGGAATGTGCTAGCAGATGTCGATTCATATAGGTACACCCTTATAAGACGAAAACCCCTTATGAAGGCAGAAGATTAGTGTATGGTTTAATTTGTTGAAGAAAAAAATGGTCTCGACGAAAGAAAAGATCAAGAGAAACGTAAGATCAGAAATAAACAGACACGCAGATAATGAAGAAGAGACAAAACAGAAACTACAATTAGTTAGAATAACTATCTACACATGCAGAGAAAGATTTTATTATAAGCGACATGCGGAGAAAGATCTCCAATTCATAATAAAGATGTtgcaagattaaaaaaaaaaagaaaaataaagttgCCTCCCCTGCTATCCGACCTAACCCAGCTTCAAAAATTTAACACACGCACAGGACCTTTGTGCTGCTTTTTGACATTACATGCTAGTCTGCAACTCTAAATTTTATAAAAAAGGCTACGACTCaagattttcaaaattttacaacTCACACCATAGACCAGCAACACCAGTCCCACTATCTATGTATGCCTTTCAGCCAATATTTTCTTAACGGAAGTCACCCATCACAAACTAGAAGGCAGAAATAAATAGGAGaacagaaagagaaagaattaaaAGACTATTCTCTTTTCTTCATTCCTTTTAGAATGGAAAAACAATTCAGAGAtttctttgatttaaagggggaatTGCACAACCTCTCATGACATTTCTTACTGTAACACAACCTTTCCTTCAGTTACAAATATTACATTGTTCCGCTCATATCAAGGATTGGGTACATAAACTTAATTTATTGGATCATTAATCTTTATCCTACTATCATTCGTTcaacttttttcaaaaaatttctccAACCTTACAAATATaaggaaaaataaaaagttaATGTTACAAGGTAAAGACATTATACaataaaacaaaggaaaagataagctcaaaagagaagagagaagataTTTATTCCTATTTACTTTGTACCttgtcatttatttttattttttgctgtCTTCACCCTTTTTTGTGTAAGGATTTTACTAAAACAATTTGAATGATATGAAAAAGATCAAATGTATGCATGAAATGATTACAATTATCGCTAAATTTGTTCCTCGAGATGGAAGAAGAATAGAATTAGCACATCAGATGCGAACTATTCCATGTGTGTTACAACTTAGTTTTGTTACAAAAAAGTACAAAAGAATGGAGGTTTACACATAAATATAAAACCACGGGAGTAGAATGTGTCGCATGTCAAAATCTGAGGAAAAGCATATGGAATTCTCCAGTACCCTTTTTTGAAAAGGATACACTTCTCCCATATTTAATTTATAACTAGAAAATTCAATGAGTTTTACGAACTACAAGGAACGTGATCAAGATCGGCCCAAAATTGATTTAGCCTAGTGAATTTGGTTGGCAGTTCTAAATCTTTAACTTTCAAATATcagaattaaaaagaaaacatATCAACCAAAATAGTTGTatagtctatcggaaacaacctctctaccttcaagGTGGGGGTAAGgcctgtgtacacactaccctccccaggctccacttatgggattacactgggtttgttgttgttgttgttgttgttgtcaacCAAAATACTTGTATAACACCCTAACAAGATATATTAAAGAGACTTGTATAATGCGTTTGAAATGAAAAGGGTGAGTGGCTGTTTTAAATAAAAGAGAGGGATTGTAGTTATAAATATTGCACTTTAACCCTGGCAGTTACTAATTGAATTCCAGAAATTAGTTACGGTTGTTAGTGGCAGTTGGGTGGTTAGTTGAGCTTGTATAAATAATTGTAATTCCAATTCCGAAGTCATTGATTCAGAATCTCAggtatttttccctttttccccttttcttCTGCTTTTCTTATCCGACATTATTGAGCTTACAGTAAAAAAGTCCATACACTTGAACTTGCAGAACTGTAGACACTTGCTAATTGAGGTGCGCCCAAGCAGGCCCAGGTACCACCATtgtgaaaaaatgaaaaagagagaaaaaaagagagatagcTCGACCAACTTTCAAATTAaacagtgttatcaaaggcgaaaagcgcaaaaaagctCTAAGGCGCAAATGGAGAAAAACTACAAATATGTATGTGTAATCCAAGACTAATATCTATAAGCAAGAATAGcaaatatatggacaaagaaattgaagaaaatttatGATAAAGTAAAATATCAATTGTTTAGTGTCGTCTTTTCAGGATTACGCTCATTGGCAAGGAAAAGTATGCCTTATAGCCTTGATGACAACACTGAAGCGCTCGCTAAGCGAggcttcagggcttaagcgcgTCTTTGATAGCACTGTTTGAACATGAAGTGGTTCTAATCTTTTGATTAACTATATTCGTCCTCAATAAAAGTGCTGCCTCACTAAAATACAGGGACAGCAACAATGACAAACTACCAGCAGGATGCACTAGAAAAGTAAGATTTATTGACGACAACAAGTGTAGCAAAGGCACACCGATGTTGCCCTTTTCCTAACAAGGAGGATGAGATGAGCAAGTTAAGATGTATTAATGAGTTAAAGGATCCAGATTTTGAATTGGCAATGTGTATTATCATGGCTATAAATGACTGGTGAAAAGCTTGCTGACGTAGAGAGCTCGTCACTGCACATTTAGATCAGAAATAGATAAACTGTAATTCACCTGATGAGCTTTGTTTATAAAAGTGTAAAAGCTCTCCTGGTCAAAATTTGATTTCTAATAATTGCCCCCAAAGGTACCACTTTTACCAAACAAGAAGAAACCAGACCACATGTTGTACAACCAATATCTAAAATTCTTACCATAAGTTTTTAAAACTTTCAGTAATATGCTTAACCTTCAGTAATGTAGCCTAACCATTGTGAGAAGTATATTTTATAGAAGAACCAATTATGTGTATTCACACAACTGACCCCTCTTCCCGGACCccgtgcatagcgggagcttagtgcaccgggctgccctttacaCAACTGAACCATGTCCGCATAAATAAGAAACTTTCATGAACATTAATAAAGCCTAATGCATAAACACAGGTGAGGAAGGTGTATATGTACATCTACAACTATATGCAGTCCCAATGAGATTAATATGGTGCACCTGCACGTTTGTGATCCGTTGTCGTAAGATAAAGCAGGGAGGTGAAGAAAAGAGTCTTCGCCATATAGTCCGAAATGTTTTCTGCGAGCAATGGATACTCGACCCCAGCAATCAATCCCTTCCTCAATATAATATGAGGAGGTTCAAGGTAGCGCATCCCGATCACACACATGGTCCTGTCAAAATGGTAAACCTCAGGTACATGCTCGGGACACAGACGCCCATGCTCTTTTAGCGCAGTGGATTCAAAGTAAGCGCGTTCTTTTGTCATTGGCCACGACTCTCCAATGCATCGAATATAAGGAAGAGCCTGCATACACCATCACCATAAGAAACATAAACAAGATAATCAATGATTGCACTGTCACCTTAAATATTACTATTTCGAGTAGCTTAAAAGCCAACTAAGATGCGAAAAGAATTAACCCAAAAAAGTGGGCACATAATGTGTAACAACAGGTTAATTTACACTGCTAATGCACTTATTCTATCAGTATAGATCACTCAAATCCAAAGAGTATATTAGTAAACTGTCAGAACCGTTTTTATTAAATGGCAATTGTAAGAACAGAATAACTTGATTGCAGAAAAAAAAAAGTGAGACAAATAAATACGGGGAATCGCTAAGTTCACTTCGGGAATAAAAAATACTCCCTAGCCCGTTGACTACGAATTGACTAAAAGTAAGAATAATTATAGCATAGAAGGAACAGGGACAAAATGAGATGAACGCCACCTGTTTGATGACAAACGAACCAGAGGGAGCAACAACAATATAAACAAAGTTGAGATTTCCATCACCCACTTCCTTAATTTCAAGTTTATCGAACTCCTTGCCTAATATTGAAACCAAAGCAGGAGTAGCTTTAATATACTCCACTAATGATTTCTCGTCCAACGGCCGGAACCCATCTGATGCCATCGTCGCTGCCGGCGGAGGATACGGTTGGTACGCGGTGGCGATGGTAGTTGACTAGTTGGGGTAGGTGGCGAATGAAGACAGATGTATTGGGGCGAAGGGATTTAATAGTACTAGGAGTAGTAATTACAACGAGAAAAATGCTGCTTATTTTGTGACAAGTACTAGAAGGAGGAGTACTGTGTCCCAAATAAGATGAAAGTGATTTTTGGTTGATGAGAACCAAGATGAAGCACGGCTATATTGAGTTTTCATAGTTACATTGTACCTGGTCACTTTTCCAGGTCCCATATTTCCGATTGCTTAATTTCTAGGCTTTGTTACGAAGGAGTTAAGTTACGTAGTTTGACTGTACAAAAAAAATTATGGTATCCGTGAATTTTAACTTCTGATAGCATATCATTTTTTTAATCAAATTATCAATTAATATTTATTAATAAACTTATTTTACTCAACTAAATACTAGTAAGAAACCTAATAGAGTAAATATTTTGCACCAGTAATGCATATAAACTTAAATTGAGTAACGAATCATATTTTAAGGTTTCTCTTTGGTACAAAACATCAATTATGCAACCAAACGTATTTAAGTTTTATCAATTAATGTTCAATTCCTAATGGATATTGTATACGGTCAGAATTGAGCTTCCCTAATTTTGTATGGCTAAACGAAACCAGGGTGGCAGACCAAGGCTCAGCCTCGCATTGCATCGAACAATGGCACGGAGATGGATTGCTAAACTCATGAGTCGATAACCAATCAAGATCGAGACCAGCAGTGATCGAGACCGAAGCGGGATAGAGACCGAGCGAGATCGAAGGGAGCCTGCAAAGCCGAAGAACAGAAAGCCGAGATATCCGTGATCGGGCAAGGATCGTGGCGGAAATCTCGGCATGTATCAAGCCAAGACCGGTTATTTAGCCAATCATGGGATTTCCTTCtgtatttagaattgtaccatatgtagaattcctctactatataaagggggttttAATCATTTTGTGAAAAAGATACTCACGTTATACAATCTATATATTCACTCTCTCTTAAGCTCTCAATATTCTTGTTATTGTGTTCATACTTTCCGACGAAATACTCACTTAATTCGAGGGCAGTCTAGCTCAAGGATTAAGGCTATACATTTTACTTGGTTTGCTTCATTTATATTTGCAGTTAATTCCATTGTCAATTTACGTTTTCTCTCAATTTGTGCTAAGTGAATCGcgtgtccttaaaaccacagtataaattcaattgttatccgtttttagggtaaacagtttggcgcccaccgtggggctaaagctAATAGTGATTGTCTGGTACAAATTTtcgtaacacacactattttacgcttgttctttgaagtgtctttgaTTACAGGATTAAAAGATGTCAAACTCTCAGTAAACACCTCAACACATTGACAATTATCTCAGCCACCACGACGAGAATGAGAACATTG
Proteins encoded in this window:
- the LOC104231260 gene encoding methylthioribose kinase, coding for MASDGFRPLDEKSLVEYIKATPALVSILGKEFDKLEIKEVGDGNLNFVYIVVAPSGSFVIKQALPYIRCIGESWPMTKERAYFESTALKEHGRLCPEHVPEVYHFDRTMCVIGMRYLEPPHIILRKGLIAGVEYPLLAENISDYMAKTLFFTSLLYLTTTDHKRAVAEFCGNVELCRLTEQVVFSDPYKVSQYNRCTSPYLDADAEAVRNDNGLKIEVAELKSKFCERAQALIHGDLHTGSLMVTHDSTQVIDPEFAFYGPMGFDIGAFIGNLILAYFSQDGHADQANDRKSYKVWILKTITETWNLFHKKFLALWDEHKDGPGEAYLPEIYNNTELRQLVKQKYMKELFEDTLGFGAAKMIRRIVGVAHVEDFESIKDAAKRADCERLALNCAKKLLKDRRNFKSIDEVVSIIEQVHLQ